In Sphingopyxis sp. FD7, a single window of DNA contains:
- the copD gene encoding copper homeostasis membrane protein CopD — protein sequence MGDPVLIGIRFALYADLMLIAGLAAFPLFALTRSERLAPQSMMASIWRAERWLCAAGLLLSILGMGVLAASMQGVGLLSLELQPFWDLVRETEVGTAWVYRSAALLLALGVAIWMVRWPTTSAAVLAAAGSVAVASLVWSGHAGATEGAAGTVHRISDILHLIAAAVWIGAIGAFLILISPRRVREWPGGLQIAARSLDQFSRVGTICVLVIAATGLVNSQMIVGAENLGRSLGSPYGQLLLAKLALFGLMLALAAANRWRLTPALAAAVPGTDTDNVDADPDLAIAAMRRSLIIEASAALAILALVAWFGTLEPFVTADPV from the coding sequence GTGGGGGACCCCGTTCTGATCGGCATCAGGTTCGCACTTTATGCGGACCTGATGCTCATCGCCGGCCTTGCTGCGTTCCCGCTTTTTGCGCTGACACGGAGCGAACGCCTTGCGCCGCAGTCGATGATGGCCTCGATCTGGCGCGCAGAGCGATGGCTCTGCGCCGCCGGACTGCTTCTCTCCATCTTGGGGATGGGCGTGCTCGCGGCTTCGATGCAGGGTGTGGGGCTCCTCTCCCTGGAACTCCAGCCTTTTTGGGACCTTGTTCGCGAGACCGAGGTCGGCACAGCCTGGGTCTACCGGAGCGCAGCGCTGCTGCTCGCGCTGGGAGTCGCGATCTGGATGGTCCGCTGGCCGACAACTTCGGCCGCCGTACTCGCGGCCGCGGGCTCGGTGGCCGTCGCGAGTCTGGTCTGGTCCGGCCACGCCGGCGCGACCGAAGGCGCCGCAGGCACCGTGCACCGGATCAGCGACATCTTGCACCTGATTGCAGCGGCGGTCTGGATCGGCGCGATCGGCGCCTTCCTGATCCTGATCTCACCACGTCGTGTCCGCGAATGGCCGGGCGGACTCCAAATTGCGGCGCGGAGCCTCGATCAATTCTCGCGCGTCGGTACGATCTGCGTCCTCGTCATCGCCGCCACCGGCCTCGTCAACAGCCAGATGATCGTCGGCGCCGAGAATCTCGGCCGTTCCCTCGGCTCGCCCTATGGACAATTGCTTCTCGCCAAGCTTGCGCTGTTCGGACTGATGCTGGCGCTCGCGGCGGCGAACCGCTGGCGGCTGACCCCGGCGCTCGCGGCCGCCGTCCCGGGGACCGATACCGACAATGTCGACGCCGACCCCGACCTCGCGATTGCAGCCATGCGCAGAAGCCTCATCATCGAAGCGTCGGCCGCGCTCGCCATACTCGCGCTGGTTGCCTGGTTCGGTACGCTCGAACCCTTCGTCACCGCCGATCCGGTTTGA
- the copC gene encoding copper homeostasis periplasmic binding protein CopC, whose protein sequence is MFMFKSLLPSAAAAFALLLMPATASAHTKLVSSTPAANSTVSKVTSVNLQFNEKIVASTLKTELVMTGMPGMANHAPMKVPYSSMMGKEGKSAMLMLKRPLTAGTYKVTWSAAGADTHRMGSEFSFTVK, encoded by the coding sequence GTGTTCATGTTCAAGTCTCTTCTCCCCTCTGCAGCGGCGGCTTTCGCTCTGCTTCTCATGCCGGCCACGGCAAGCGCGCACACCAAGCTCGTCAGCTCGACGCCCGCCGCCAATTCGACCGTTTCGAAGGTCACGTCGGTCAATCTTCAGTTCAACGAAAAGATCGTCGCCTCGACCCTCAAGACCGAGCTGGTCATGACCGGCATGCCCGGCATGGCCAATCATGCCCCGATGAAGGTGCCTTACTCGTCGATGATGGGCAAAGAGGGCAAGTCGGCGATGCTGATGCTCAAGCGGCCGCTGACAGCCGGAACCTACAAGGTCACATGGTCGGCGGCGGGCGCTGATACCCACCGCATGGGCAGCGAATTCAGCTTCACCGTAAAGTAA